A part of Saccharomonospora amisosensis genomic DNA contains:
- a CDS encoding shikimate dehydrogenase: MLGKPVAHSLSPVLHEAAYRALGLRGWTYERLEVDAEGLPAFVRGLGDQWAGLSVTMPGKRAALEFAATATPRASTVGAANTLVHLESGDWLADCTDVDGVVGALRAAGGFREGSGQVAVVLGAGATAAAAVVGLARLGLAEVRLVVREPARAHETAAAAKRAGLGVDVRRWSEVDFEGCVADASVLVSTVPPDAVAEHATRLSAVGCVLDVIYHPWPTPLAAAVTARRGHVATGLDMLLHQSFGQVEQFTGLSAPREVMREALLEATGRVLPLPLD; the protein is encoded by the coding sequence GTGCTCGGCAAGCCGGTGGCGCACTCGCTGTCGCCGGTGTTGCACGAGGCCGCCTACCGCGCGCTCGGCCTGCGCGGCTGGACCTACGAGCGGTTGGAGGTCGACGCCGAGGGGCTGCCCGCGTTCGTGCGTGGCCTCGGTGACCAGTGGGCGGGCCTTTCAGTGACCATGCCGGGCAAACGGGCGGCGCTGGAGTTCGCGGCGACGGCTACACCGCGTGCCTCGACGGTGGGCGCGGCCAACACACTTGTCCACCTGGAATCCGGAGACTGGTTGGCCGACTGCACCGACGTGGACGGCGTGGTGGGCGCGTTGCGGGCGGCGGGAGGGTTTCGGGAAGGCTCCGGCCAGGTCGCCGTCGTGCTCGGCGCGGGCGCGACCGCCGCGGCCGCCGTGGTGGGGCTGGCGCGGCTGGGGCTGGCCGAGGTGCGGCTGGTGGTGCGCGAACCCGCCAGGGCGCACGAGACGGCCGCCGCGGCCAAGCGCGCCGGGCTGGGCGTTGACGTGCGGCGCTGGTCCGAAGTGGACTTCGAAGGCTGCGTGGCGGACGCCTCGGTGCTGGTAAGCACCGTGCCACCGGATGCCGTCGCCGAGCACGCGACACGGCTGTCGGCCGTGGGATGCGTGCTCGACGTGATCTACCACCCGTGGCCGACCCCGCTTGCCGCCGCCGTCACCGCTCGCCGCGGGCACGTCGCTACCGGCCTGGACATGCTGCTGCATCAATCCTTCGGGCAGGTCGAGCAGTTCACCGGGCTGAGCGCGCCGCGCGAGGTGATGCGGGAGGCGCTGCTGGAGGCTACCGGGAGGGTGCTGCCACTGCCGCTGGACTGA
- a CDS encoding endonuclease/exonuclease/phosphatase family protein has translation MIGFSRVPAAVAAVVLLVLAVPAAQAAPQRDSGVRFATFNASLNRAQQGRLLADLSTPDDPQAREVAEVIQRVRPDVLLLNEFDYVPGDAAVNAFRDNYLSLSQHGARPIDYPYAFTAPVNTGVPTGYDLDRDGRVGGGNDAHGFGQFEGQYGMVVLSRYPIDSARVRTFQRFRWSDLPGALLPDDPATPRPGDWYSPQILDVLRLSSKSHWDVPIRVDDRTVHLLAAHPTPPTFDGPEDRNGTRNHDEIRFWADYVTPGKGDYIYDDAGGRGGLAPGQRFVVAGDYNADPADGDSVPGAIRRLLRAPRVHDTCPASLGAAVAAREQGGANTEHETDPWLDTADFGDAAPGNLRVDYVLPARGLGVRGDGVFWPVPGSALDRLGDASDHHLVWVDLRVP, from the coding sequence GTGATCGGGTTCTCGAGGGTGCCCGCCGCGGTGGCGGCGGTGGTGTTGCTGGTGTTGGCCGTTCCCGCGGCGCAGGCGGCGCCGCAGCGCGACAGCGGGGTGCGGTTCGCCACGTTCAACGCCTCGCTCAACCGCGCACAGCAAGGCCGGCTGCTGGCGGATCTGTCCACCCCGGATGATCCGCAGGCGCGCGAGGTGGCCGAGGTGATCCAGCGGGTTCGCCCGGACGTGCTGCTGCTCAACGAGTTCGATTACGTGCCTGGCGACGCGGCGGTCAACGCGTTCCGCGACAACTACCTCTCGCTGAGCCAGCACGGTGCCCGGCCGATCGACTACCCCTACGCGTTCACCGCGCCGGTGAACACCGGTGTGCCCACCGGCTACGACCTCGACCGCGACGGGCGCGTCGGTGGTGGCAACGACGCGCACGGGTTCGGCCAGTTCGAGGGGCAGTACGGGATGGTGGTGCTGTCGCGCTACCCGATCGACAGCGCGCGAGTCCGCACCTTCCAGCGGTTCCGGTGGAGTGACCTGCCCGGCGCGCTGCTGCCGGACGACCCCGCCACCCCACGACCCGGTGACTGGTACTCGCCACAGATCCTGGACGTGCTCCGGCTTTCGTCCAAGTCGCACTGGGACGTGCCGATCCGCGTCGATGACCGCACCGTGCACCTGTTGGCGGCGCACCCGACCCCGCCCACCTTCGACGGGCCGGAGGACCGCAACGGAACGCGCAACCACGACGAGATCAGGTTCTGGGCCGACTACGTGACGCCGGGGAAGGGTGACTACATCTACGACGACGCGGGCGGGCGTGGCGGGCTGGCTCCAGGGCAGCGGTTCGTGGTCGCGGGCGACTACAACGCCGACCCGGCCGACGGCGACAGCGTGCCCGGCGCGATCCGGCGGTTGCTGCGGGCGCCACGGGTGCACGACACGTGCCCCGCCAGTCTCGGTGCCGCGGTGGCGGCGCGGGAGCAGGGCGGGGCCAACACCGAGCACGAGACAGATCCCTGGCTGGACACCGCCGACTTCGGCGACGCAGCGCCCGGCAACCTGCGGGTGGACTACGTGCTGCCCGCTCGCGGCCTTGGTGTGCGAGGTGACGGGGTGTTCTGGCCGGTGCCGGGGTCGGCGCTGGACCGGTTGGGGGACGCCTCCGACCACCACCTGGTGTGGGTGGACCTGCGAGTGCCCTAG
- a CDS encoding D-2-hydroxyacid dehydrogenase family protein yields the protein MKIAILDDYQNVALSLADWNSLHADIEVFTRHIADRDELVRRLAGFDVVVAMRERTPFPDGVLAGLPDLRLLVTTGHRNASIDVAAATRRGIVVCGTGYLPHPTAELTWALILAALRHLPKEERAMREGGWQTTLGTSLHGSTLGLLGLGRLGSRVAGIGQAFGMRTIAWSHNLTQERAAEHGVTAVSKERLFAESDVLSIHLVLGERTRGLVTAAELAAMKPTALLVNTSRGPIVDESALVQALRQGTIGGAALDVYDTEPLPADHPLRSLPNTVLTPHIGYVTRDVYEVFYRDAVADIAAFAQGAPIRVVTA from the coding sequence ATGAAGATCGCGATCCTGGACGACTACCAGAACGTCGCGCTGAGCCTGGCCGACTGGAACTCGCTGCACGCCGACATCGAGGTGTTCACCCGCCACATCGCCGATCGCGACGAGCTGGTGCGACGCCTCGCCGGGTTCGACGTGGTGGTCGCGATGCGGGAGCGCACCCCGTTCCCGGACGGCGTGCTGGCCGGGCTGCCCGACCTGCGGCTGCTGGTGACCACGGGACATCGCAACGCCTCGATCGACGTGGCCGCGGCGACCAGGCGGGGCATCGTGGTGTGCGGCACCGGTTACCTACCGCACCCGACGGCGGAACTGACGTGGGCGCTGATCCTCGCCGCGCTGCGGCACCTGCCGAAGGAGGAGCGCGCGATGCGGGAGGGCGGCTGGCAGACCACCCTCGGCACCAGCCTGCACGGCAGCACGCTCGGCCTGCTGGGGCTGGGCAGGCTCGGGTCGCGGGTCGCGGGTATCGGGCAGGCCTTCGGCATGCGCACCATCGCCTGGAGCCACAACCTCACGCAGGAGCGCGCCGCCGAGCACGGTGTCACAGCGGTGTCGAAGGAACGACTGTTCGCCGAGTCCGACGTGCTGTCGATCCACCTGGTGCTCGGCGAACGCACCCGCGGGCTGGTCACGGCGGCGGAGTTGGCGGCCATGAAACCGACAGCACTGCTGGTGAACACCTCCCGCGGCCCCATCGTGGACGAGTCCGCGCTGGTGCAGGCGCTGCGACAGGGCACGATCGGCGGCGCGGCACTGGATGTCTACGACACCGAGCCGCTACCGGCGGACCATCCGCTGCGGTCGCTGCCGAACACGGTGCTGACCCCGCACATCGGCTACGTCACCCGCGACGTCTACGAGGTGTTCTACCGTGACGCGGTCGCCGACATCGCGGCGTTCGCGCAGGGGGCACCGATCCGGGTCGTCACCGCCTGA
- a CDS encoding serine hydrolase domain-containing protein has product MDSVRLIEQWPVDNAAVAVVAADGTVLGAHGDRGRGFALASVTKLLTAYTALIAIEEGVVELDTPAGPPGSTIRHLLAHTSGLGFDNHRVLAAPGQRRMYSSTGFDQLADALTEHSGIAFADYQREALLDPLRMSRTRLEGSPGSAASSTVDDLIPFAVELQQPKLVAASTLDTATTVAFPGLDGVLPGFGQQKPNDWGLGFEIRDGKSPHWTGSRSSPRTFGHFGQSGTFLWVDPDAGAACVALTDRQFGPWAAQAWPPFTDAVLAELGR; this is encoded by the coding sequence ATGGACAGCGTGCGGTTGATCGAGCAGTGGCCCGTCGACAACGCGGCGGTGGCGGTGGTGGCCGCCGACGGCACGGTGCTTGGCGCACACGGTGACCGCGGCAGGGGGTTCGCGCTCGCGTCGGTGACCAAACTCCTCACCGCGTACACGGCGCTGATCGCCATCGAGGAGGGCGTGGTGGAGCTCGACACGCCCGCCGGACCGCCGGGGTCAACGATCCGGCACCTGCTCGCTCACACCTCAGGCCTCGGCTTCGACAACCACCGCGTGCTCGCCGCTCCCGGGCAACGCAGGATGTACTCCAGCACCGGGTTCGATCAGCTCGCCGACGCGCTCACCGAGCACTCAGGCATCGCCTTCGCGGACTACCAGCGGGAGGCGCTGCTGGACCCGCTTCGGATGTCGCGGACCCGGCTGGAGGGTTCCCCCGGCTCAGCAGCTTCGTCCACCGTGGATGATCTGATTCCGTTCGCCGTCGAGTTGCAGCAGCCCAAGCTGGTGGCGGCCTCCACCCTGGACACGGCGACCACAGTGGCGTTCCCCGGCCTGGACGGGGTGTTACCGGGATTCGGGCAGCAGAAACCCAACGACTGGGGCCTCGGTTTCGAGATCCGGGACGGCAAGAGCCCGCACTGGACGGGCAGCCGCAGCTCACCCCGGACCTTCGGCCACTTCGGACAGTCAGGCACGTTCCTGTGGGTGGACCCTGACGCCGGTGCGGCATGCGTGGCACTCACCGACCGGCAGTTCGGGCCGTGGGCGGCGCAGGCGTGGCCGCCGTTCACCGACGCGGTGCTCGCCGAGCTGGGCCGCTGA
- a CDS encoding dienelactone hydrolase family protein: protein MTVPFDVSTGRAALPGELTVPADARGVVAFAHGSGSSRHSPRNVAVARTLQDNRLATLLFDLLSSDEEELDRQTARLRFDIDLLTGRLVTAVDQLAKAEHTRGLPIGLFGASTGAAAALATAARRPGLVQAVVSRGGRPDLADDALEDVRAPVLLVVGERDRQVLELNEQAARRLRAPHDIQVVSGATHLFEEPGALRRVAELAGDWLHTYLTEGQGVSPS, encoded by the coding sequence ATGACGGTGCCCTTCGACGTCTCGACCGGGAGGGCCGCGCTACCGGGCGAGCTGACCGTGCCCGCCGACGCCCGGGGCGTGGTGGCGTTCGCACACGGGTCCGGCAGCTCCCGGCACAGCCCGCGCAACGTCGCCGTCGCAAGGACGTTGCAGGACAACCGACTGGCCACGCTGCTGTTCGACCTGCTCAGCAGCGACGAGGAAGAGCTGGACCGGCAGACGGCACGATTGCGCTTCGACATCGACCTGCTGACCGGGCGGCTGGTCACCGCCGTCGACCAGCTGGCGAAGGCCGAGCACACCCGAGGGCTGCCCATCGGACTGTTCGGCGCCAGCACGGGCGCGGCGGCCGCGCTGGCGACCGCCGCGCGCAGGCCGGGCCTGGTGCAGGCGGTGGTCTCCAGGGGAGGACGGCCGGACCTTGCCGATGACGCGCTCGAGGACGTGAGGGCGCCGGTGCTGCTCGTCGTCGGCGAGCGCGACAGGCAGGTACTCGAACTCAACGAGCAGGCCGCGCGGCGGTTACGCGCCCCGCACGACATCCAGGTGGTGTCCGGTGCCACGCACCTGTTCGAGGAGCCCGGCGCGCTGCGGCGGGTCGCCGAACTGGCCGGTGACTGGCTGCACACGTACCTCACCGAAGGGCAGGGTGTCTCGCCTTCGTAG
- a CDS encoding phosphoribosyltransferase, translating into MRRTTKVGQTFTNRREAGVRLARTLAGRHWVRPVVLGLARGGVPVAAEVARLLGAPLGVVVARKIGAPGRPEFGVGAVTAHGPANYDAAGVRALGISADELDVASERERAEAQRRARLYQRDRQPQPVEGHDVIVVDDGLATGVTATAALRALRQEGPRKLVFAAPVCATQAEEALRAEADEVVCAWRPERFHAVGEWYSDFSQTTDDEVIRLLDEGSQA; encoded by the coding sequence ATGCGCAGGACGACGAAGGTCGGACAGACGTTCACCAACCGCCGCGAAGCCGGCGTGAGGCTGGCGCGAACCCTCGCCGGACGGCACTGGGTGCGGCCGGTCGTACTGGGGCTGGCACGAGGTGGGGTGCCCGTCGCCGCCGAGGTGGCGCGCCTGCTCGGCGCCCCGCTCGGCGTGGTGGTGGCGCGAAAGATCGGCGCGCCCGGCAGGCCGGAGTTCGGCGTTGGCGCGGTGACCGCGCACGGACCGGCGAACTACGACGCGGCCGGCGTCCGCGCGCTGGGTATCTCGGCCGACGAGCTGGACGTGGCATCGGAACGCGAGCGTGCCGAGGCCCAGCGCAGAGCGCGGCTGTACCAGCGTGACAGGCAGCCGCAGCCGGTGGAGGGCCACGACGTCATCGTCGTGGACGACGGCCTCGCCACCGGCGTCACCGCCACGGCGGCGCTGCGGGCACTTCGCCAGGAAGGCCCTCGGAAGCTGGTCTTCGCCGCGCCGGTGTGTGCCACGCAGGCCGAGGAGGCGCTGCGGGCGGAGGCCGACGAGGTGGTCTGCGCCTGGCGGCCCGAACGCTTCCACGCCGTCGGCGAGTGGTACTCCGACTTCTCGCAGACCACCGACGACGAGGTGATCCGACTTCTCGACGAGGGGAGCCAGGCATGA
- a CDS encoding DUF6343 family protein → MQARHDRPRTREEYERGLPDYHDPTGGFGGAAPAYSALTLRIVLASLAVVLGIAGAVLFAWFGIIWGAVVLGVLAAGSAVDLGWVVRRKRRGEPG, encoded by the coding sequence ATGCAGGCACGACACGACCGGCCCCGCACCCGCGAGGAATACGAGCGAGGTCTGCCCGACTACCACGACCCGACCGGGGGCTTCGGCGGCGCCGCCCCCGCCTACAGCGCGCTGACGTTGCGGATCGTGCTCGCGAGCCTTGCGGTCGTGCTCGGCATCGCGGGCGCGGTGCTGTTCGCCTGGTTCGGCATTATCTGGGGAGCCGTCGTGCTCGGCGTACTGGCCGCGGGCAGCGCCGTCGACCTCGGCTGGGTCGTCCGTCGCAAGCGGCGTGGCGAGCCGGGCTGA
- a CDS encoding PTS transporter subunit EIIC, whose amino-acid sequence MNATTEATPKGSGRRFAGLQRFGRSLMLPIATLPAAGLLLRLGQDDMLGRWSATEDIARVLAAAGGGLFDWLPLVFAVGIAVGFARRGDGSTGVAAVVGFVVFNKVVQVFAPIENLEGFEQGWYLQPVKWPYSILSGVVVGLVTAVLWQRYHRVKLPTYLAFFGGRRFVPILNAFVLLLVGVLFGLAFPPIDAAIRSLGEAVTSDAVVGGGIYGMLNRLLIPVGLHQLLNVPVWLIFDGGDINNFFAGDPDAGAFMTGFFPIFMFALPAAALAIWRTARPGQRKIVGGIMVSAALTSFLTGVTEPIEFSFMFVAWPLYIIHAVLTGLSLALANALDIHLGFTFSAGGIDFLLNAGAQAASGAWLLIPIGIAYAVLYYLLFRWVIVRWNLRTPGREEDDQPTATQPADRTETADERPGKADT is encoded by the coding sequence ATGAACGCCACCACCGAGGCCACCCCGAAGGGCAGCGGCAGGCGGTTCGCCGGGCTGCAACGGTTCGGGCGGAGCCTGATGCTGCCGATCGCGACACTGCCCGCCGCGGGCCTGCTGTTGCGGCTCGGACAGGACGACATGCTCGGCCGCTGGTCGGCCACCGAGGACATCGCCAGGGTGCTCGCGGCGGCCGGTGGCGGGCTGTTCGACTGGCTGCCGCTGGTGTTCGCGGTTGGCATCGCGGTCGGCTTCGCACGCAGGGGCGACGGCTCCACCGGCGTGGCCGCCGTGGTCGGGTTCGTGGTGTTCAACAAGGTCGTGCAGGTTTTCGCGCCGATAGAGAACCTGGAGGGGTTCGAACAGGGCTGGTACCTGCAGCCGGTGAAATGGCCCTACAGCATCCTCTCCGGAGTGGTGGTAGGCCTGGTGACCGCCGTGCTGTGGCAGCGCTATCACCGCGTCAAGCTCCCGACCTACCTCGCCTTCTTCGGCGGGCGGCGGTTCGTGCCGATCCTCAACGCCTTCGTGCTGCTGCTGGTGGGCGTGCTGTTCGGGCTCGCGTTCCCGCCGATCGACGCCGCCATCCGCTCGCTCGGCGAGGCGGTCACGTCCGACGCGGTGGTCGGCGGCGGCATCTACGGCATGCTGAACCGGCTGCTGATCCCGGTAGGGCTGCACCAGTTGCTCAACGTCCCGGTGTGGCTGATCTTCGACGGCGGAGACATCAACAACTTCTTCGCGGGCGACCCCGACGCGGGCGCGTTCATGACCGGTTTCTTCCCGATCTTCATGTTCGCGCTGCCCGCGGCGGCGCTGGCCATCTGGCGGACAGCGCGCCCGGGCCAGCGCAAGATCGTCGGTGGCATCATGGTCAGTGCCGCGCTCACCTCGTTCCTCACCGGTGTGACGGAGCCGATCGAGTTCTCCTTCATGTTCGTGGCGTGGCCGCTCTACATCATTCACGCGGTGCTGACCGGGCTGTCCCTGGCGCTGGCCAACGCACTGGACATCCACCTCGGCTTCACCTTCTCCGCGGGCGGGATCGACTTCCTGCTCAACGCGGGCGCGCAGGCGGCGAGCGGGGCGTGGCTGCTCATCCCGATAGGGATCGCCTATGCCGTGCTGTACTACCTGCTGTTCAGGTGGGTCATCGTCAGGTGGAACCTGCGCACCCCCGGCCGCGAGGAGGACGACCAGCCCACCGCCACCCAACCCGCGGACCGAACGGAAACCGCCGACGAGCGGCCGGGCAAGGCCGACACCTGA
- a CDS encoding glucose PTS transporter subunit EIIB produces MADERPRQILAALGGVDNIVDIEGCVTRLRCELRDGSAVDEAALRRTGAHGVVRMGGVVQVIVGPEADTIAGDIQDLL; encoded by the coding sequence ATGGCGGACGAACGGCCGCGCCAGATCCTCGCCGCGCTGGGCGGCGTGGACAACATCGTCGACATCGAGGGCTGCGTCACCAGGTTGCGCTGCGAACTGCGGGACGGCTCCGCGGTGGACGAGGCCGCGCTCAGGCGGACGGGCGCGCACGGTGTCGTGCGAATGGGCGGCGTCGTGCAGGTGATCGTGGGGCCCGAGGCGGACACGATCGCGGGCGACATCCAGGACCTGCTGTGA
- a CDS encoding PTS sugar transporter subunit IIA, giving the protein MKLRVGSPVAGRTATLARVPDPVFARALVGPGLAVWPEDGPADAVAPIDGTVATLHPHAFVVAADDGRAVLVHLGIDTVERHGEGFTSHVVRGESVRAGQPVLGWHPAAVRQAGYSPVVPVIALDATTAALAIPPEGATVGVGQELFVWSPRQA; this is encoded by the coding sequence GTGAAGCTGCGAGTCGGCAGCCCCGTGGCTGGCCGCACGGCGACGCTGGCGCGGGTGCCGGACCCGGTGTTCGCGCGGGCCCTCGTGGGGCCGGGTCTGGCGGTGTGGCCGGAGGACGGCCCCGCGGATGCCGTGGCGCCGATCGACGGCACCGTCGCCACGCTGCACCCGCACGCGTTCGTGGTGGCGGCGGACGACGGCCGTGCCGTCCTGGTCCACCTGGGCATCGACACCGTCGAACGACACGGCGAGGGCTTCACCTCACACGTGGTGCGCGGCGAGTCGGTACGGGCCGGCCAGCCGGTTCTCGGCTGGCATCCGGCGGCGGTGCGGCAGGCGGGTTACTCACCCGTGGTGCCGGTGATCGCGCTCGACGCCACGACGGCGGCCCTGGCCATACCGCCGGAGGGCGCGACGGTCGGCGTCGGGCAGGAACTGTTCGTCTGGTCGCCCCGACAGGCCTGA
- a CDS encoding QcrA and Rieske domain-containing protein yields the protein MTERSRHSTSRRTVLTTGAAVATAAVGGAALAACGGEQGGPTSGGGEQQPTAGGQPGQNLTSLSDVPVGGATAVTTPDGQDAVVSRPSANEVAAFSAICTHQGCKVDPQGAELRCPCHGSVFDAFTGEVRRGPADQPLPEINVRVDNGRIVTA from the coding sequence ATGACTGAGCGATCTCGGCACTCAACCAGCCGCCGCACCGTCCTGACGACCGGAGCCGCCGTGGCCACCGCCGCGGTCGGCGGGGCCGCCCTCGCCGCCTGCGGAGGTGAGCAGGGCGGGCCTACCTCGGGAGGCGGTGAGCAGCAGCCCACAGCCGGCGGGCAACCGGGGCAGAACCTCACCTCGCTGTCCGACGTCCCCGTAGGCGGCGCCACAGCCGTGACCACCCCCGACGGTCAGGACGCGGTCGTGTCCCGGCCTTCGGCGAACGAGGTGGCCGCGTTCAGCGCCATCTGCACGCACCAGGGCTGCAAGGTCGACCCGCAGGGGGCCGAGTTGCGCTGCCCGTGCCACGGCTCTGTGTTCGACGCGTTCACCGGCGAGGTGCGGCGAGGTCCCGCCGACCAGCCGCTACCCGAGATCAACGTGCGCGTCGACAACGGCCGGATCGTCACGGCCTGA
- a CDS encoding sigma-70 family RNA polymerase sigma factor: MNEAAEARLMRALHDEHAAALWSFALHLTDGDRTRAEDIVQETLLRAWRHSRVLDQSQRSARSWLFTVARRIAIDGWRSAAARSEVATDVPPESAVPDDTERAVQGWIVADALGELSPRHREVLLLCFFQGLSVADAAARLGVAEGTVKSRTHYALRALRLVLEEKGVTR; the protein is encoded by the coding sequence GTGAACGAAGCGGCCGAAGCGCGGTTGATGCGTGCACTGCACGACGAGCACGCGGCGGCGCTGTGGTCCTTCGCGCTGCACCTGACCGACGGCGACCGCACCCGCGCGGAGGACATCGTGCAGGAGACGTTGCTGCGCGCGTGGCGCCACTCGCGGGTGCTCGACCAGTCCCAGCGGTCGGCGCGGTCGTGGCTGTTCACGGTGGCGCGGCGCATCGCCATCGACGGCTGGCGCTCGGCGGCGGCCCGCTCCGAGGTCGCCACCGACGTTCCGCCGGAGTCCGCCGTACCCGACGACACCGAGCGAGCCGTGCAGGGCTGGATCGTGGCCGACGCGCTGGGCGAGCTGTCCCCACGGCACCGCGAGGTGCTGCTGCTGTGCTTCTTCCAGGGACTGTCGGTGGCCGACGCCGCGGCACGGCTCGGCGTCGCCGAGGGCACCGTCAAATCCCGCACCCACTACGCCCTGCGCGCGCTGCGGCTCGTGCTCGAGGAGAAGGGGGTGACGAGGTGA
- a CDS encoding zf-HC2 domain-containing protein produces MSPTPDGHVDPFTTFDGAYVLGALTPGERAEFEEHLRHCEECARSVRELAGLPGLLAQVESPARLETHPPPELLPGLLAKVRGQRRRRVVGGVAALAVALAACIALLLTALPGGESPGPAATAMTPLGAYPVQASVRLTEVDWGTRVEMSCSYEGGKGGDYVLVAVRPDGTATRLASWYAVPDNTAELNIGTPLTRAEIAALEVRVPQGPVLLRLPVSG; encoded by the coding sequence GTGAGCCCAACCCCCGACGGCCACGTCGATCCGTTCACCACGTTCGACGGGGCCTACGTACTCGGTGCGCTGACCCCGGGGGAGCGAGCCGAGTTCGAGGAACACCTGCGGCACTGCGAGGAGTGCGCCCGCTCGGTCCGTGAGCTTGCCGGACTGCCCGGTCTGCTGGCGCAGGTCGAATCGCCTGCAAGGCTGGAGACGCACCCGCCGCCCGAGTTGTTGCCCGGTCTGCTGGCGAAGGTGCGCGGGCAGCGAAGGCGCCGGGTCGTCGGCGGTGTCGCGGCCCTCGCGGTTGCTCTCGCCGCCTGCATCGCCCTGCTGCTCACAGCGCTGCCAGGTGGCGAGTCCCCGGGGCCCGCAGCCACCGCCATGACACCGCTTGGCGCGTATCCGGTGCAGGCGAGCGTGCGGCTCACCGAGGTCGACTGGGGCACCCGGGTGGAAATGTCGTGCAGCTACGAAGGCGGCAAGGGCGGGGACTACGTGCTCGTCGCCGTGCGGCCCGACGGTACGGCCACCCGGTTGGCCAGCTGGTACGCGGTGCCGGACAACACCGCCGAACTGAACATCGGGACCCCGCTCACCCGCGCGGAGATCGCCGCGCTGGAGGTGCGCGTGCCCCAGGGCCCGGTGCTGCTGCGGCTACCAGTGTCAGGCTGA
- a CDS encoding prepilin peptidase, whose protein sequence is MPADSFAPQAESVFWGLIFAVTGFAIGWAASRVLCHAPRPAAVPVRWCAAGTASLWAAVAWRWTAGGLPAWWLPVPLVVTALSVPLAVADLGHRRLPDALTVPAYPLAALALGIAAVAGPGGALFARAVLAAVLFAGVHALVHAVAPTALGAGDVKLSGSLGAVVGATGWQALVVTASTAAVTTLGLAATAAALRVRRWRDGVPHGPGLLMAACLVTLFPGAGSEVHMGS, encoded by the coding sequence TTGCCAGCCGACTCGTTCGCGCCGCAGGCTGAATCGGTGTTCTGGGGACTGATCTTCGCCGTCACCGGCTTCGCCATCGGCTGGGCCGCGAGCCGGGTGCTGTGCCACGCGCCGCGCCCGGCCGCCGTGCCGGTCCGCTGGTGCGCTGCCGGGACGGCGTCGCTCTGGGCCGCGGTGGCCTGGCGCTGGACGGCAGGCGGCCTGCCCGCGTGGTGGCTGCCCGTGCCGCTCGTCGTCACAGCGCTGAGCGTGCCGCTGGCCGTGGCCGACCTCGGTCATCGCCGCCTGCCCGACGCCCTCACCGTGCCCGCGTACCCCCTCGCGGCGCTGGCGCTGGGTATCGCGGCGGTGGCCGGGCCCGGTGGCGCACTGTTCGCGCGGGCGGTGCTCGCGGCCGTGCTGTTCGCCGGTGTCCACGCTCTGGTACACGCCGTCGCGCCGACCGCGCTGGGAGCGGGTGACGTGAAGCTGTCGGGCAGCCTCGGTGCGGTTGTCGGCGCGACGGGATGGCAGGCCCTTGTGGTCACCGCGAGCACGGCCGCGGTGACCACACTGGGTCTGGCCGCGACGGCAGCGGCGCTGCGCGTTCGCCGCTGGCGTGACGGGGTACCGCACGGTCCCGGCCTGCTCATGGCGGCCTGTCTGGTCACGTTGTTCCCCGGCGCGGGCTCGGAGGTGCACATGGGTAGCTGA